In a single window of the Candidatus Woesearchaeota archaeon genome:
- a CDS encoding serine protease: MLKLFFATVVSVFTAFSAHAWEVREMNETVNQTNFIVGMNGRGFCSGTLISLKYRLVLTNHHCVEPAMQRRTKERVADDGTITKVEVVEISEMQVSQKSYAGFKTVGQSVWQAKVVARWKQSDLALLQIIAEDIPHTIATHVFAGDRVYRGETVYAVGNPAMLDATITRGIISNTNRTFRVPWADAEVPFLQMDAGIVGGSSGGALYNDNGELVGVPAAGMRGTSIALAIPFFRVQEFLTNNCYEDVWRESADDHDTCLAKKAKEEEE; the protein is encoded by the coding sequence ATGCTCAAACTGTTCTTTGCAACTGTCGTGTCCGTCTTCACGGCATTCTCCGCTCACGCGTGGGAAGTCCGTGAGATGAACGAAACCGTCAATCAGACCAACTTCATCGTGGGTATGAACGGTCGGGGTTTCTGCTCCGGTACGCTCATCTCGCTGAAGTACCGTCTGGTGCTGACCAACCACCACTGCGTGGAGCCTGCCATGCAACGGCGCACGAAGGAACGCGTCGCTGATGACGGCACCATCACGAAGGTTGAAGTCGTGGAAATCAGCGAAATGCAAGTTTCGCAGAAATCTTACGCTGGCTTCAAGACGGTCGGTCAGTCGGTGTGGCAAGCGAAGGTGGTGGCTCGCTGGAAGCAGTCCGACCTCGCCCTTCTGCAAATCATCGCGGAAGATATCCCCCACACCATCGCCACGCATGTGTTCGCTGGCGACCGTGTCTATCGTGGTGAAACCGTCTATGCTGTCGGGAACCCCGCCATGCTGGACGCGACCATCACGAGAGGCATCATCAGCAACACGAACCGCACCTTCCGTGTGCCGTGGGCTGACGCAGAGGTGCCGTTCCTGCAGATGGACGCTGGCATCGTTGGTGGCTCGTCTGGTGGCGCGCTGTACAACGACAACGGCGAACTGGTCGGCGTGCCAGCCGCAGGTATGCGTGGCACTTCCATCGCGCTCGCCATTCCGTTCTTCCGCGTGCAGGAGTTCCTGACGAACAACTGCTACGAAGATGTCTGGAGAGAGAGTGCGGACGACCACGACACTTGCCTCGCCAAGAAGGCGAAGGAGGAGGAAGAGTAG